In Candidatus Melainabacteria bacterium RIFOXYA2_FULL_32_9, one genomic interval encodes:
- a CDS encoding 50S ribosomal protein L32: MAVPKKKTGSSAQGHRRSKWKAETPTIAKCQNCGEAKLSHTVCGLCGYYGKEPASKKLKEE, translated from the coding sequence ATGGCAGTTCCAAAGAAGAAAACCGGTAGCTCAGCCCAAGGGCACAGAAGATCAAAATGGAAAGCAGAAACCCCAACAATAGCTAAGTGTCAAAATTGTGGAGAAGCTAAACTTTCTCATACAGTATGTGGTTTATGCGGTTATTATGGCAAAGAGCCTGCCAGCAAAAAGTTAAAAGAAGAATAG